TACGCGGCATCGAATACTTCAACTCGGGCGCGGAGCCCGTCGACGTCATCATCATCGGGCGCGGCGGCGGCTCGATCGAAGACCTATGGGCTTTTAACTCCAAGGAGCTCGCCTATGCGATCGCCGCGAGCGAAACGCCGGTGATTTCGGCCGTCGGGCACGAGACCGACTTCACGATCGCCGACTTCGTCGCGGACCTGCGCGCGCCGACGCCTTCGGCGGCCGCCGAGCTTGCCGTGCCGAACGCCGCCGATATGCTGACGTGGTTCGACGGCTGCGAAAAGCGCATGGCGGCGGCGATGGGCAAGCGCGTCGAGCTCTGCCGCAGGCGGCTTGACGAGCTGAAGTCCCGCCGCTGTATGGAGAGCCCGATGTATCAGGTCGATCAGCGCCGCATGAATCTCGACTACGCCGTCAAGGCGTTCGCGTCGGCGATGAAGCTCCGCACGGAGCAGGCGCGCAAGCGCCTTTCGGAAGCGGCGGCGTCGCTCAACGCGATGAGTCCGCTGAACGTGCTCGCGCGCGGTTACTCGATTTCCGAGAAGGAGGGCAGACCCCTCCGCTCGGCGAAGGAGCTTTCCGCGGGCGACGCGATCACCGTGCTTCTCAGGGACGGCAGCGCCGGCTGCCGAGTAGAGACGGTAGTTGAAAAGGATAATATTTCCGGAGGAGAAAAGATATGAGCGACATCAGTTTTGAAACCGC
This portion of the Clostridia bacterium genome encodes:
- a CDS encoding exodeoxyribonuclease VII large subunit, giving the protein MPERNIITVSALNKYVKQIIDAEDILNSVWVRGELSNFIHHRSGHMYMTLKDENSLIKTVMFKGSADKLTFEPQSGMKVVVHGRVSVFERDGAYQLYIDDMIPDGFGALNIAYEQLKEELRQAGLFDEAKKKKLPRLPNKIGIVTSPTGAAIRDMINILGRRYPLAEIILYPALVQGEDAPPTIIRGIEYFNSGAEPVDVIIIGRGGGSIEDLWAFNSKELAYAIAASETPVISAVGHETDFTIADFVADLRAPTPSAAAELAVPNAADMLTWFDGCEKRMAAAMGKRVELCRRRLDELKSRRCMESPMYQVDQRRMNLDYAVKAFASAMKLRTEQARKRLSEAAASLNAMSPLNVLARGYSISEKEGRPLRSAKELSAGDAITVLLRDGSAGCRVETVVEKDNISGGEKI